The Mesomycoplasma ovipneumoniae genome includes a region encoding these proteins:
- a CDS encoding ABC transporter permease, translating into MTLKNDGEHRRDLLKIGINRKIIDYNFIYTIPPTKKKKNPLFKYFGFESLFFRFSKKIVKIFLEFVIVAWIVATLVFLLIDSIPGEPGFLHGLNDAQKTAEKHLYGLDLPQAQRYFNYLWNFINFDFGISYSLRPRVEISDFIWQRFFTSFSIGIVSVILTLLVGVPLGIAVGKNPGKFFDNLATVWIAIFSSIPSLVFAIFLLIFGQKAGIPYIFNIQDFSTFVLPAIALSIGSVISYVRYIRFELNNELNSMHAKFAYLKNLTRNRFVWTHALKASLFPIATFFPLVVLGSFVGSIFVEKIFLISGSGGIMIDAIQSKDNNIILFLVIIYSLLTIISYTLRDISYELLDPRIRRRAK; encoded by the coding sequence ATGACCCTAAAAAATGATGGTGAACATCGCAGAGATCTGTTAAAAATAGGCATAAACAGAAAAATTATTGATTATAACTTTATTTATACTATTCCGCCAACAAAGAAAAAGAAAAATCCACTATTTAAATATTTCGGTTTTGAATCGCTTTTTTTTCGCTTTTCGAAAAAAATTGTAAAAATTTTTCTCGAATTCGTAATAGTGGCCTGAATTGTTGCGACACTAGTTTTTCTTCTGATTGACTCAATTCCGGGTGAGCCAGGTTTTCTTCATGGTCTAAATGACGCTCAAAAAACAGCAGAAAAACATCTTTATGGACTTGATTTGCCTCAAGCACAACGATATTTTAATTACCTTTGGAATTTTATTAATTTTGATTTTGGAATTTCATATAGTCTTAGACCTCGTGTCGAAATTAGCGATTTTATTTGACAAAGATTTTTCACATCTTTTTCAATAGGTATCGTTTCAGTTATTTTAACACTTTTAGTTGGAGTTCCGCTTGGAATTGCTGTTGGAAAAAATCCAGGTAAGTTTTTTGACAATTTAGCGACAGTCTGAATTGCGATTTTTTCCTCAATTCCTTCGCTAGTTTTTGCAATTTTTCTTTTAATTTTTGGACAAAAAGCCGGAATTCCTTACATTTTTAATATACAGGATTTCTCCACTTTTGTCCTACCTGCCATTGCCCTTTCAATTGGATCTGTAATTAGTTATGTGCGATACATTCGTTTTGAACTTAATAATGAGTTAAATTCTATGCATGCTAAATTTGCATATTTAAAAAATTTAACAAGAAATCGCTTCGTTTGAACTCATGCACTTAAGGCATCACTTTTCCCAATTGCAACATTTTTTCCTTTAGTTGTTTTAGGTTCTTTTGTTGGTTCAATTTTTGTTGAGAAAATCTTTTTAATTTCAGGATCTGGGGGGATCATGATTGATGCAATTCAGTCAAAAGATAATAATATTATTCTCTTTTTAGTAATTATTTACTCACTTTTGACAATAATTTCTTATACATTACGTGATATAAGTTACGAATTGCTCGATCCTAGAATTAGAAGGAGGGCAAAATAA
- a CDS encoding ABC transporter permease, with product MNQFPSIEKYIDQNLKPNPFLQPFSYQMWKLMVAQSKSFDRNYFGKPRNNFYEVFLRFSRSFSGVFGIVTIIFMLILAIIIPFTTGSPTQLRPDMKNLNYFTQGFILGTDSQGRDVWAFLWHGLQFSLILSFIVALFDVALGTFFGTLMGNFDLFDKIFTFIIKIVSNIPTILVIILMTLVLRPSFWVLVLSFSLTGWIGLANQVRAQIKRARNFTWVIASRVLGTPSYKILLNFVPVIIPLLITNIVFVIPGTILGETGLAFIGLSLPNVPTLGNAINSGIPIVTLYPRYVLIPSFFLILLTSSIQMIGNSVQDALRRQR from the coding sequence ATGAATCAATTTCCGTCAATTGAAAAATATATTGACCAAAACTTAAAACCTAATCCATTTTTACAGCCTTTTTCATACCAAATGTGAAAATTAATGGTTGCTCAGTCAAAAAGTTTTGATCGTAATTATTTTGGTAAGCCCCGTAATAATTTTTATGAAGTTTTCCTTCGATTTTCCCGTTCCTTTTCAGGTGTTTTTGGAATTGTTACTATTATTTTCATGCTAATTTTAGCAATTATTATCCCTTTTACAACTGGATCACCGACTCAACTTCGACCTGATATGAAAAACTTAAACTATTTTACACAAGGATTTATTTTAGGTACTGATTCTCAAGGTCGTGATGTTTGGGCATTTTTATGACACGGATTGCAGTTTTCCTTAATTTTAAGTTTTATTGTTGCCCTTTTTGATGTTGCGCTTGGAACTTTTTTTGGAACACTAATGGGTAATTTTGACCTTTTTGACAAAATTTTTACCTTTATTATTAAAATAGTTTCAAATATACCAACAATTTTAGTAATTATTTTGATGACATTAGTTTTGCGTCCGAGCTTTTGAGTTTTAGTTTTATCATTTTCACTTACTGGCTGAATCGGACTTGCAAATCAAGTTCGTGCGCAAATAAAAAGAGCTAGAAACTTTACATGAGTAATTGCCTCACGTGTTTTAGGAACTCCTTCTTATAAAATTCTCCTTAATTTTGTGCCAGTAATTATTCCACTTTTAATTACAAATATTGTTTTTGTAATTCCAGGTACAATTCTTGGCGAAACTGGTCTTGCTTTTATTGGTCTGTCACTACCAAATGTTCCAACTTTAGGAAATGCAATTAATTCAGGAATTCCAATTGTAACTTTGTATCCTCGTTATGTTTTAATTCCTTCATTCTTTTTAATTTTATTAACTTCCTCAATTCAAATGATTGGAAATTCAGTTCAAGATGCTCTAAGGAGGCAAAGATAA
- a CDS encoding ABC transporter ATP-binding protein — translation MISYFLAKFSDCKNAENPTLCYKLAKNLEKFKKDLELLKQKNLDPKQYQEKFLELKEEFLAYEVNIKKHYKSKKSYKIQAILNRIQQYWHTSFNRSHFDFEAFSKNVLYKQIGNKKYKIVAQIKNLNLSFVNPANPSIRNIVIRNASIDFYEGKIHAIIGESGSGKSVITSCLYGLAGENAVVESGEIRLFNNPVHNFDFRAWELSNYRGKIISAVFQNPMSTLNPTKKIGAQIMEGMLLNKIVKNKKEAYEKALLYLKMTKIVNPEMVMKLYPHELSGGMIQRIVISAILSLEPKIIVMDEPTTALDTTVQALVLDIIRDLQKRLKITIIFITHDLGVVASLANYITIMYAGQVVEEGTRDEILLNPRHPYTWGLITSMPDINKGDRLASIRGVVPSSLNSIVGDAFAVRNDYALEQDFFVEPKFYKISPTHRIKSALLDPKAPKVMPPKIIYQKWLQFQKMRQNNEQ, via the coding sequence ATGATTTCTTATTTTTTGGCCAAATTTTCTGATTGCAAAAATGCTGAAAATCCAACTTTGTGTTATAAATTAGCAAAAAATTTAGAAAAGTTTAAAAAAGACTTAGAACTTTTAAAGCAAAAAAACTTGGATCCAAAGCAATATCAAGAAAAATTCCTTGAACTTAAAGAAGAATTTTTAGCTTATGAAGTTAACATAAAAAAACATTATAAATCAAAAAAATCCTATAAAATCCAAGCTATTTTAAACAGAATTCAACAATATTGGCACACAAGTTTTAACCGTTCTCACTTTGATTTTGAAGCTTTTTCAAAAAATGTTCTCTACAAACAAATTGGCAATAAAAAGTACAAAATTGTTGCCCAAATTAAAAATTTAAATTTATCCTTTGTTAATCCAGCCAATCCTTCAATACGAAATATCGTAATTCGTAATGCTTCAATTGATTTTTATGAAGGTAAAATTCATGCAATAATCGGTGAGTCAGGTTCAGGGAAATCGGTAATTACTTCTTGTCTTTATGGACTTGCGGGCGAAAATGCTGTTGTTGAATCAGGAGAAATAAGATTATTTAACAATCCAGTTCATAATTTTGATTTTCGGGCTTGAGAACTTTCAAATTATCGGGGAAAAATAATTTCTGCTGTTTTCCAAAACCCGATGTCAACTTTGAATCCAACCAAAAAAATCGGTGCCCAAATAATGGAAGGAATGCTGTTAAATAAAATTGTCAAAAATAAAAAAGAAGCCTATGAAAAAGCACTTTTATATTTAAAAATGACAAAAATTGTCAATCCTGAAATGGTTATGAAATTATATCCTCATGAACTCTCAGGTGGAATGATTCAGAGAATTGTTATTTCCGCAATTCTTTCACTTGAGCCTAAAATTATTGTTATGGACGAGCCAACTACCGCCCTTGATACAACAGTTCAGGCTTTGGTTCTTGATATTATCCGTGATTTGCAAAAAAGACTGAAAATTACGATCATTTTTATAACTCATGACTTAGGAGTGGTTGCTTCACTTGCAAATTACATCACAATTATGTATGCTGGTCAAGTTGTTGAAGAAGGAACAAGAGACGAAATTCTTTTAAATCCAAGACATCCTTATACTTGAGGGCTAATAACTTCAATGCCTGACATAAATAAAGGTGATCGTCTGGCCTCAATTCGTGGGGTAGTTCCATCTTCATTAAATTCAATTGTCGGTGATGCATTTGCGGTTAGAAATGATTATGCCTTAGAACAAGATTTTTTTGTTGAGCCAAAATTTTATAAAATAAGTCCAACTCACCGTATAAAATCAGCACTTCTTGATCCAAAAGCACCAAAGGTTATGCCGCCAAAAATTATTTACCAAAAATGACTCCAATTTCAAAAAATGAGGCAAAATAATGAGCAATAA
- a CDS encoding ABC transporter ATP-binding protein — protein sequence MSNNSKFYLEKNTYFFGKIVRQTWRQLTPGVKKMLESSGKKPIVSFENVDITYGSGNRKNKVIHDISFNIYEGEVLSFVGESGSGKSTTGSALAGLIPRSFGKITINNLELPKNTRKIRAKILDELVSNVQMIFQDPLSSLNPYKNIYDVVTEGIVNLEQRKKGSIKLLFSQHYYQNTFEMLVKILKNQKVPLNLINQISDLFYKNTAQASVPELFTNLINHLKKISAIHPKITDFIEKKSLFLNNILQKPTKDVTYKYVTDMLASVGLDSSVLSRFPLEFSGGQQQRIGICRALLLRPKILVADEPISALDVSIQAQIINIFKDLKEKYNLTIFFISHDLRMVEYISDRIAVVYRGRILEIGPTKEITQKFLHPYTKSLIESIPTIESKGESLAGYIYDPKMHQYSETNQPEWIDLGNNHYILATFSEVKRWRLGDYNYEKN from the coding sequence ATGAGCAATAATTCTAAATTTTATCTTGAAAAAAACACTTATTTTTTTGGTAAGATCGTCCGCCAAACTTGGCGTCAGTTGACTCCTGGTGTTAAAAAAATGCTTGAATCTAGCGGTAAAAAACCAATTGTTAGCTTTGAAAATGTCGATATTACTTATGGAAGCGGAAATCGAAAAAACAAAGTTATTCATGACATAAGTTTCAATATTTATGAAGGTGAGGTTCTTTCTTTTGTTGGCGAGTCTGGTTCAGGAAAGTCAACAACCGGGTCTGCCCTAGCAGGTTTAATTCCGCGAAGTTTTGGGAAAATTACTATTAATAATTTAGAACTCCCAAAAAATACTCGTAAAATACGGGCTAAAATTCTTGATGAGCTAGTTTCAAATGTGCAAATGATTTTCCAAGATCCACTTTCTTCACTTAACCCTTATAAAAATATTTACGATGTAGTCACCGAAGGAATAGTCAATCTTGAACAGCGAAAAAAAGGCTCAATAAAACTACTATTTTCACAGCATTATTATCAAAATACCTTTGAAATGTTAGTGAAAATTCTTAAAAACCAAAAAGTGCCCCTAAATTTAATAAACCAAATTAGTGATTTATTTTACAAAAACACAGCCCAGGCTTCAGTTCCTGAATTATTTACTAATTTAATCAATCACCTTAAAAAAATCAGTGCCATTCACCCCAAAATCACTGATTTTATTGAAAAAAAATCACTGTTTTTAAACAATATTTTACAAAAACCGACAAAAGATGTTACTTATAAATACGTTACTGACATGCTTGCATCAGTTGGACTTGATAGCTCAGTTTTGTCAAGATTTCCTTTAGAATTTTCAGGAGGACAACAGCAAAGAATCGGAATTTGTCGGGCTTTATTGCTTAGACCAAAAATTCTTGTTGCCGATGAGCCAATTTCGGCGCTTGATGTTTCAATTCAAGCCCAAATTATCAACATTTTTAAAGATTTAAAGGAAAAATATAATTTGACAATATTTTTCATTTCGCATGATCTTCGAATGGTTGAATATATTTCAGACCGAATTGCCGTTGTTTATCGTGGTCGAATTTTAGAAATTGGCCCAACAAAAGAAATAACCCAAAAATTTTTACACCCTTATACAAAATCACTAATTGAATCAATTCCAACAATTGAATCAAAAGGCGAATCACTTGCAGGATATATTTATGATCCAAAAATGCACCAATATTCTGAAACAAACCAACCTGAGTGGATTGATTTAGGAAATAATCACTACATTTTAGCCACTTTTTCTGAAGTAAAACGTTGGAGATTAGGAGACTATAATTATGAAAAAAACTAG
- a CDS encoding PDxFFG protein: MKKTSILVSYLLAGGGLTAAVGGIMGGIKLYANNNELGVYNLDVASDTIDETKQGELVYANFYNAQGENVAEFKPLEDDKDGKYGIFLNPNIKSEKRVFTESEFADWFAINYNRQTPIFELKLGVMKFVNEYWDAISPSEFLEYAKWFTKNVAWGPDALTLEHFALKKGVTRSGNNLLLGQHSAVRKEEAKIEFYPDSFFGSFPIYSELAGRGNAPDNLTYKIFKDAISKEALDEYFKKIPQQQVLANYDKSKVVAGIPAADLVKNEKIYIYDIVKILKNSFDNDSEILAKLDKFKQPENFFVFENEGQTIEDVKKKFELAVLMFAHENDIQLPKNYSLNFPQDFGKTYKIRDIYDTIRSNLKNDENNTPRGILSLELEDPDSDPTPEDKKTPANRAETTDFFITQNVNPDIITLIAAELATKISQKVDEIVKNGFYDLYNINHPVGKTIGIYQKDSNNRLFFPLGTRSESPSIEAQNEYLSEFDANLWSAYQIKSLKKLSKTELEVELIDPNDPEGSTKTIKFNLDPENSDYAKNVEEFNSFKIAVDWKNRAIPKVIQEIETLKDGKTTTVYQLYGEIFDGLIDKVLRDKLTNGEDLVGTYVDFEIDPETGLKKYTTKHGEFVGYSHSSRIPYIALLKASSPFFKTTGINYLKYVGAHEYGHHQTLNYAQDNSDPDSNVVLNAISTNAGLGLQSFYNFDVLQLYLNARSSGLSLRKASPSLNPEDKGIYPNFSFDNGNNFESESQIFGSNENQNIDELISKKSRRFLQTIEGLKNAADIRKLKLYDLFLLNSIDPDSGTINPGTSGVSKFFRNRNSTSQENTEDESDQDTKKQKGFINSNDIQGIFSNSLTDGAGNKIQFDDQGKIHVADFEPSPDRRTFSNLKVHLFYENGKPVIDPLTFNNPNSLPELQQKIKQIQDEFENKIVKNFRDNGWDSSPQSFTRFSPSSPLFEKSLKSILNNPVENQAFFGTIIGQNPKNLKASVEIPDSIFDLSQFLIEIQLSLSVPQSVADLAKELLEKEKTAGFKFLDFFKLFKGVQPDSSNNQISQAFEQFKKSLDLENKILPLLNSMLSVSDHTNSDLFTNLNNISTFKDSLFSKIPQVVSFLERIYTIYFQALVQSLSTKNASSDQAAGILTRFFAFNLNSELYKNLHKIIKFTDKDGKSIAPSHLLLSLDEFNILSPRNNPDIAQLTNGPIFSSLYYGKIISANGNQYYQNPKYDFNVRIQTQAQTQLDNVLDQSEFDEQKDLSERWTSPLGKLLKFSNVTAEKPFFGIAQDFKFNVTGTNIDKSKIYLDAWDKTLFGFDYQNNYFAYQNEKNETEFSSISDFLEFISIDPFALKISKKGEGEFVRDWNFDYVNSKFDLYKYGFDKLSEKFKLKENQTENSSLKWVKGEKFDSKFEKLLSIFDISQEELQQNLQNFANTLMEAFEQSTLNLLIKNVKIDNKNIDHLFLSSVGFMGFKNFARKTQQNLPATKFGKLTDINDKIKIAWLTFAGYDQTNSLVLDDESFVNSDLNDPEKSEVFRWLKDFLSQAKIEAKDLDLFKLQYLVGTKTFVDYSLSRDSRIQQFQRMNSDLELSWFRAKNSARFETKPDDFFSNYVYNFPESLTRDFVQIHYSPSDKTLDNIMPGFKNISESNTGNEYFVDAIYTRKWIKNFIPAFDIAQGYSQTLISPFTNFFLTNNVASKNSENLNSLYKNLTETFKKAQDQELYNQSFVISQQEQKEIDEIESQPKPQKFIDQTLANIENQEKIQKIKNKYKTEKDEIFAQISVELSRVLSAYKGELADSKKYSDGNIQPVVGNFRWRNGYINQNVSTNNGFFKDRFQRKVLNWELYDDNLEPVEDNTIRITNLKGEKVTNRPEAFWYYSLKTQGVGQRSLSGIWRDSKQDRVAFWGFLKNEDAAKAKYLTLEDEQTAQKFYIKLASNDTNNIFYLKKQADLSTKWTLKDEGYSSWISSWSIIGEFKNALLRPGAEGLKKFRIYFSDQNRQEIEGLFTLGKSKYLAENGKNFNLAPTYIEQKANQSFLVIRPQFK, from the coding sequence ATGAAAAAAACTAGTATTTTAGTTAGTTATTTGCTTGCTGGCGGCGGCCTGACGGCAGCAGTTGGCGGAATTATGGGCGGAATTAAACTTTATGCAAATAATAACGAACTTGGAGTTTACAATCTTGATGTTGCCTCAGACACCATTGATGAAACTAAGCAAGGCGAGTTAGTTTATGCTAATTTTTATAATGCTCAAGGCGAAAATGTTGCCGAATTTAAACCATTAGAAGACGATAAAGACGGCAAATACGGCATTTTTTTAAATCCAAACATCAAATCAGAAAAACGAGTTTTTACTGAATCAGAGTTTGCAGACTGATTTGCCATAAATTATAACCGTCAAACTCCAATTTTTGAACTAAAATTAGGGGTTATGAAATTTGTCAACGAATATTGGGATGCTATTTCTCCTTCAGAATTTCTTGAATATGCAAAATGATTTACTAAAAATGTTGCCTGAGGTCCAGATGCCTTAACTTTAGAACATTTTGCACTAAAAAAGGGTGTAACTCGATCAGGTAATAATTTATTATTAGGTCAGCATTCAGCTGTTAGAAAAGAAGAAGCAAAAATAGAATTTTATCCAGATTCATTTTTTGGTTCATTCCCAATTTATTCAGAATTAGCCGGAAGAGGTAATGCACCGGATAATTTAACTTACAAAATTTTTAAAGATGCAATTTCAAAAGAAGCTCTTGATGAATATTTTAAAAAAATTCCACAACAACAAGTTTTAGCAAATTATGACAAATCCAAAGTTGTTGCCGGAATTCCTGCCGCTGATCTTGTTAAAAATGAAAAAATTTACATTTATGATATAGTTAAAATTTTAAAAAATTCATTTGATAATGATTCAGAAATTCTTGCTAAATTAGACAAATTTAAGCAGCCAGAGAATTTTTTTGTCTTTGAAAATGAAGGCCAGACAATTGAAGATGTTAAGAAAAAATTTGAATTGGCAGTTCTCATGTTTGCCCATGAAAATGACATCCAATTGCCTAAAAATTACAGTCTAAATTTCCCACAAGATTTTGGAAAAACCTATAAAATACGTGATATTTATGACACAATCAGGTCTAATTTGAAAAATGATGAAAATAATACCCCGCGTGGAATTCTTTCTTTAGAACTTGAAGATCCTGATTCTGATCCAACCCCTGAAGACAAAAAAACTCCTGCTAATCGTGCAGAAACAACAGATTTTTTTATTACTCAGAATGTAAATCCTGATATTATAACGCTTATTGCCGCTGAATTAGCAACAAAAATTTCCCAAAAAGTTGATGAAATTGTAAAAAACGGATTTTATGATCTTTATAATATAAATCACCCAGTTGGAAAAACAATCGGTATTTATCAAAAAGATTCTAATAATAGGTTATTTTTTCCACTTGGTACTCGTTCTGAAAGTCCTTCAATTGAAGCACAAAACGAATATCTATCTGAATTTGATGCTAATTTATGGTCAGCATATCAAATTAAATCACTCAAAAAACTGTCAAAAACTGAATTAGAAGTTGAATTAATAGATCCAAACGATCCTGAAGGTTCAACAAAAACAATAAAATTTAACCTGGATCCAGAAAACTCAGATTATGCCAAAAATGTTGAAGAATTTAATAGCTTTAAAATTGCTGTTGATTGAAAAAATCGCGCAATTCCAAAGGTTATTCAAGAAATTGAAACTCTTAAAGACGGAAAAACCACAACAGTTTATCAACTTTATGGCGAAATTTTTGACGGCCTAATTGATAAAGTTTTAAGAGATAAATTGACAAATGGTGAAGACCTTGTTGGAACTTATGTTGATTTTGAGATTGATCCAGAAACTGGTTTGAAAAAATATACCACAAAACATGGCGAATTTGTCGGCTATTCACACTCATCAAGAATTCCGTATATTGCGCTTTTAAAAGCTTCTTCTCCATTTTTTAAAACAACTGGAATTAACTATTTAAAATATGTTGGTGCTCATGAGTACGGACATCACCAAACTTTAAATTATGCCCAAGATAATTCTGACCCTGATTCAAATGTAGTTTTAAACGCGATTTCGACAAATGCAGGACTAGGTTTACAGTCTTTTTATAATTTTGATGTTCTTCAGTTATACCTTAATGCAAGATCTTCAGGACTAAGTTTGCGAAAAGCATCCCCTAGTTTAAACCCTGAAGATAAAGGAATTTATCCAAACTTTAGCTTTGATAATGGAAATAATTTTGAGAGTGAGTCACAAATTTTTGGTTCAAATGAAAATCAAAATATTGACGAGTTAATTTCTAAAAAATCTCGTAGATTTTTGCAAACTATTGAGGGTCTTAAAAATGCTGCGGACATTCGAAAACTAAAATTATATGATCTTTTTCTTCTAAATTCAATTGACCCAGATTCAGGAACAATAAATCCGGGAACTTCTGGAGTTTCTAAATTTTTCCGAAATAGAAATTCGACCTCGCAAGAAAATACTGAAGATGAATCAGATCAAGACACTAAAAAACAAAAAGGATTTATAAATTCCAACGATATTCAAGGCATTTTTTCTAATTCATTAACTGATGGAGCCGGAAATAAAATCCAATTTGACGATCAAGGAAAAATCCATGTCGCTGATTTTGAACCAAGCCCAGACCGAAGAACTTTTAGCAATTTAAAAGTTCACCTATTTTATGAAAACGGGAAACCAGTAATTGATCCTTTAACATTTAATAATCCTAATAGTCTTCCTGAATTACAGCAAAAAATTAAGCAAATTCAGGACGAATTTGAGAATAAAATAGTCAAAAACTTTCGTGATAATGGATGAGACTCAAGCCCTCAGTCTTTTACTAGATTTTCGCCATCATCTCCATTGTTTGAAAAATCACTTAAATCAATTTTGAATAATCCTGTTGAAAATCAAGCATTTTTCGGAACAATTATTGGTCAAAACCCGAAAAATTTAAAAGCTAGTGTTGAAATTCCTGATTCAATTTTTGACTTGTCACAATTTTTGATAGAAATTCAACTTTCACTTAGCGTTCCCCAAAGTGTCGCGGATTTAGCAAAGGAATTATTAGAAAAAGAAAAAACTGCCGGCTTTAAATTCCTTGATTTTTTCAAATTATTCAAGGGAGTTCAACCTGATTCTTCTAATAATCAAATTTCCCAAGCTTTTGAACAATTCAAAAAATCACTTGATTTAGAAAACAAAATTCTACCACTTCTTAACTCAATGCTTAGTGTTTCTGATCATACAAATTCAGATTTATTCACAAATTTAAACAACATTTCAACTTTTAAAGACTCACTTTTTTCAAAAATACCCCAAGTAGTCTCATTTCTTGAAAGAATATACACTATTTATTTCCAAGCTTTAGTTCAATCCTTGTCAACTAAAAATGCAAGTTCTGATCAGGCAGCAGGAATTTTGACTAGATTCTTTGCTTTCAACCTTAATTCTGAACTATATAAAAATTTACATAAAATTATAAAATTCACTGACAAAGATGGCAAAAGCATTGCTCCTAGTCACTTATTGTTATCATTAGATGAATTTAACATTTTATCACCAAGAAATAATCCAGATATTGCACAATTAACTAACGGTCCAATTTTTTCTAGTTTATATTATGGAAAAATAATTTCAGCAAACGGAAATCAATATTATCAAAATCCAAAATATGACTTTAATGTTAGAATTCAAACTCAAGCCCAAACTCAACTTGACAATGTTCTTGATCAGAGTGAATTTGATGAGCAAAAAGATTTATCAGAACGTTGAACTTCACCTCTTGGAAAACTTTTAAAATTTTCAAATGTTACTGCTGAAAAACCATTTTTTGGGATTGCACAAGATTTTAAATTTAATGTTACAGGCACAAACATTGATAAATCGAAAATTTACCTCGATGCTTGAGACAAAACTCTTTTTGGTTTTGATTATCAAAATAATTATTTTGCATATCAAAACGAGAAAAATGAAACAGAATTTTCATCAATTTCAGATTTTTTAGAGTTTATTTCAATTGATCCATTTGCACTTAAAATTTCAAAAAAAGGTGAAGGTGAATTTGTTAGAGATTGAAATTTTGACTATGTTAATTCTAAGTTTGACCTTTACAAATATGGTTTTGATAAATTGTCTGAAAAGTTCAAATTAAAAGAAAATCAAACAGAAAATTCTTCGCTTAAATGAGTTAAAGGCGAAAAATTTGACTCAAAATTTGAAAAATTATTGTCAATTTTTGATATTTCTCAAGAAGAATTGCAACAAAATTTACAAAATTTTGCAAATACGTTGATGGAAGCCTTTGAACAATCAACTCTAAACTTGTTGATCAAAAATGTAAAAATTGATAACAAAAATATTGACCACCTATTTTTATCATCTGTTGGATTTATGGGGTTTAAAAATTTTGCTCGAAAAACACAGCAAAATTTACCAGCAACCAAATTTGGTAAACTTACAGATATTAATGATAAAATTAAAATTGCATGATTGACTTTTGCAGGGTATGACCAAACAAATTCATTAGTTTTAGATGATGAATCATTTGTTAATTCAGATTTAAATGATCCAGAAAAATCAGAAGTTTTTAGATGACTCAAGGACTTTTTAAGTCAAGCAAAAATAGAGGCAAAAGACTTGGATTTGTTCAAATTGCAATACTTAGTAGGGACAAAAACCTTTGTTGACTATTCACTTAGTAGAGACAGTCGAATTCAGCAATTTCAGCGAATGAACTCAGACCTTGAACTTTCATGGTTCCGCGCAAAAAATTCAGCAAGATTTGAAACAAAACCAGACGATTTTTTCAGTAATTATGTCTATAATTTCCCTGAATCTTTAACAAGAGATTTTGTCCAAATTCATTATTCTCCAAGTGATAAAACGCTTGATAATATTATGCCTGGTTTTAAAAATATTTCTGAATCTAACACCGGTAATGAGTATTTTGTTGATGCAATTTATACAAGAAAATGGATTAAAAATTTCATTCCGGCTTTTGATATTGCCCAAGGATATTCACAAACTTTAATTAGTCCTTTTACTAATTTTTTCCTAACTAATAATGTAGCTTCAAAAAATTCAGAAAATTTAAATTCTTTATACAAAAATTTAACTGAAACTTTCAAAAAAGCTCAGGATCAGGAACTTTATAACCAATCTTTTGTAATTAGCCAACAAGAACAGAAAGAAATTGATGAAATAGAAAGTCAACCTAAACCTCAAAAATTCATTGATCAAACTTTAGCTAATATTGAAAATCAAGAAAAAATTCAGAAAATTAAAAACAAATATAAAACCGAAAAAGATGAAATTTTTGCCCAAATTTCAGTTGAATTATCTCGCGTGCTTTCAGCTTACAAAGGCGAGCTTGCTGATTCAAAAAAATACAGTGATGGAAATATTCAACCTGTTGTTGGTAATTTCCGTTGAAGAAATGGTTATATTAATCAAAATGTCTCTACAAATAACGGGTTTTTTAAAGATCGCTTCCAAAGAAAAGTTTTAAACTGAGAATTGTATGATGACAATCTTGAACCTGTTGAGGATAATACAATAAGAATAACTAACTTAAAAGGTGAAAAAGTCACAAACAGACCTGAGGCTTTTTGGTATTATTCTCTTAAAACTCAAGGTGTTGGCCAAAGATCTCTTTCAGGAATTTGACGTGATTCAAAACAAGACAGGGTTGCTTTTTGAGGCTTTTTAAAAAATGAAGATGCCGCTAAAGCCAAATATTTAACTCTTGAAGATGAACAAACAGCCCAAAAATTCTACATTAAATTAGCAAGTAATGACACAAATAACATTTTTTACTTAAAAAAACAGGCTGACTTATCAACAAAATGGACACTAAAAGATGAAGGTTATAGTTCTTGAATTTCATCTTGGTCAATTATTGGTGAGTTTAAAAATGCACTTTTAAGACCAGGTGCCGAAGGTCTAAAAAAATTCAGAATTTACTTTTCAGACCAAAACAGACAAGAAATTGAAGGATTATTTACATTAGGTAAATCAAAATATCTTGCTGAAAATGGTAAAAATTTCAACTTAGCCCCAACATACATTGAACAAAAAGCAAATCAATCATTCCTTGTAATTCGACCTCAATTTAAATAG